The following are from one region of the Corylus avellana chromosome ca1, CavTom2PMs-1.0 genome:
- the LOC132167461 gene encoding uncharacterized protein LOC132167461, with protein sequence MLCLKISTNVSLEGVDTSSILSEATSTVAVIINNPKSFVKIVLEGSIPKSVISFGGSEASAYVELVSTGNHNPDRNNRLSVAIASLFDRQLSVPTSRFFIKFYETKHEDLLNVLTVFEDVVVNEQHPLQELSIPLRHNTHESPARGEFEIGNESNEELATKSLQHRVAEVSITSRCSTRLWDKPCAPAQLEIENVPNEESTTQSLQHHVAEVSITP encoded by the exons atgttGTGCCTGAAGATCTCGACAAATGTGAGCCTCGAGGGCGTCGACACCTCCTCCATCCTTTCCGAAGCCACCTCCACCGTTGCAGTTATCATCAACAATCCTAAATCT TTTGTGAAGATTGTGTTAGAGGGATCAATACCCAAATCAGTGATATCATTTGGTGGGAGTGAGGCATCAGCCTATGTTGAGTTGGTGTCCACTGGCAACCATAATCCGGATAGAAACAATCGGCTAAGTGTTGCAATTGCCTCATTGTTTGATAGGCAATTGTCTGTACCCACATCAAggtttttcatcaaattttatgaGACTAAGCATGAGGATCTTCTAAATGTTCTCACAGTTTTTGAAGATGTGGTCGTCAATG AGCAGCATCCTTTGCAAGAGTTGTCAATTCCCCTCAGACACAACACTCATGAGTCGCCTGCTCGAGGGGAGTTTGAAATTGGGAATGAGTCAAATGAAGAATTAGCCACTAAGTCGTTGCAACATCGAGTGGCAGAGGTGTCAATTACCTCTAGATGCAGCACTCGGCTATGGGACAAGCCGTGTGCTCCCGCTCAATTGGAAATTGAGAATGTGCCAAATGAAGAATCAACCACCCAGTCGTTGCAACATCATGTGGCAGAGGTGTCAATTACCCCCTGA